A genomic segment from Pseudomonadota bacterium encodes:
- a CDS encoding PleD family two-component system response regulator has protein sequence MSARVLVVDDILLNVKLLSAKLAAEYFEVIPASGGQEALDKIEKEKPDIVLLDVMMPGMDGFEVCRRIRANPFTAHIPVIMVTALSDIADRVKGLEAGADDFLTKPVRDSALFARIRSLVRLKMMMDEWRMRESTSEHFGLAEGGGTYQDDNPREARVMLICDRPVDAGKMQEILQTDQHRVLVYNHTCDAGDSFQYENYDLVICDLAGSGDESLRFCSAVRSDDRTRHTPILLVVNEDETDRITRALEIGINDYLIRPVDRNELLARVRTQVRRRRYQDRLRLNYERSLSLALIDPLTETFNRRYVNVHLPRLMEQAREKQKPLTVMMIDVDHFKKVNDSLGHPVGDRVLQELGRRINSNLRSFDLAARIGGEEFLVVMLDTGLEDATAVAERLRRLVAETPFRIQGAGSEVAVTISIGVTGKEQDDTAESIIKRADDAMYAAKNAGRNRVQVAGP, from the coding sequence ATGTCGGCGCGTGTCCTTGTTGTTGATGATATCCTGCTGAACGTCAAGCTGCTGTCTGCCAAGCTGGCCGCGGAGTATTTCGAGGTCATCCCGGCTTCCGGCGGGCAGGAAGCGCTGGACAAAATTGAAAAGGAAAAGCCGGACATTGTCCTGCTGGACGTCATGATGCCCGGCATGGATGGTTTTGAGGTCTGCCGCCGGATCCGGGCCAATCCCTTCACCGCCCATATTCCCGTCATCATGGTCACGGCCCTGTCGGATATTGCTGACCGGGTAAAAGGTCTGGAGGCAGGAGCAGACGACTTCCTGACCAAGCCTGTCCGCGACAGCGCCCTGTTCGCCCGGATCCGTTCGCTCGTGCGTCTGAAAATGATGATGGATGAATGGCGCATGCGGGAAAGCACGTCCGAACACTTCGGCCTGGCCGAAGGGGGCGGAACGTATCAGGATGACAATCCCCGGGAGGCCCGCGTCATGCTGATCTGCGACCGGCCTGTGGATGCGGGAAAAATGCAGGAAATCCTGCAGACAGACCAGCACAGGGTTCTGGTCTACAACCATACCTGTGACGCCGGCGACAGTTTCCAGTACGAGAACTATGACCTGGTCATCTGCGACCTGGCCGGAAGCGGGGACGAGAGCCTGCGGTTCTGCTCGGCCGTGCGCTCGGATGACAGGACCCGGCATACCCCCATCCTTCTGGTGGTGAACGAGGATGAGACGGACCGCATCACCCGCGCCCTGGAGATCGGGATCAACGACTATCTGATCCGCCCCGTGGACCGGAACGAGCTTCTGGCCCGGGTACGGACCCAGGTCCGCCGCCGCCGTTACCAGGACCGGCTGCGTCTGAACTATGAACGCAGCCTGTCACTGGCCCTGATCGATCCCCTGACGGAAACCTTTAACCGGCGGTATGTGAACGTCCATCTGCCCCGCCTGATGGAACAGGCCCGGGAAAAGCAGAAACCCTTGACGGTCATGATGATCGACGTGGACCATTTCAAGAAGGTCAACGACAGCCTGGGCCATCCTGTGGGTGACCGCGTCCTCCAGGAGCTGGGACGCCGGATCAACAGCAACCTGCGCAGCTTTGACCTGGCCGCCCGGATCGGGGGCGAGGAATTCCTTGTGGTCATGCTGGATACGGGACTGGAAGACGCCACAGCCGTGGCCGAGCGCCTGCGCCGGCTTGTGGCGGAAACACCTTTCCGGATCCAGGGGGCGGGGAGCGAGGTTGCTGTGACCATCAGCATCGGCGTGACCGGAAAGGAACAGGATGATACTGCTGAATCCATTATAAAAAGGGCTGACGACGCCATGTATGCCGCCAAGAATGCCGGCAGGAACAGGGTGCAGGTGGCAGGACCCTAG